The proteins below are encoded in one region of Pontibacter deserti:
- a CDS encoding HYR domain-containing protein → MNVRTLLNQNFKWRVLYLATFIATLSIIGVSALDIYQPSVTSDKEDYYPGDTAHITGYGWTQDQIVYVELKEEPDYPDFHKYEVTVDSNGTWRIDYPIEWRHLGVKFTVVAVGKQSGYTTTHIFTDAPRVGSVTISPIIRETCIPTGSNTSTVTYIVDPTRGSAQGSNGNTTVGFCITGLPSGVTSSFDPTTVSSTGQADFPATTLTLTTTSSTQAGTYIFTVKAFNTSSGNCNTALDFAIATGTLIVNPTPNAPSAPSPQAFCSADEPTVADLTATGSNLQWYTSENGGTALASTTALASGNYYVSQTTNNCESARTTVAVTVNETPATPTITAESNTTVCPGSSVILTSSTSSGNQWYRNRTVISGATNQSFTASESGSYTVVVTSNGCSSAASDPVVVTVEDNTPPATPTIAAATGECSVTVTAPTTTDNCAGTITGTTTNPTTYTEQGTYTITWTFADGNGNTTTQTQQVIVDDVTAPELTAAENQEVALNDNCSVIIPDVRGTATDNCQSVTITQTPAIGAVVKAADGQQISVNITATDAAGNTDDATVTLTAQDLTAPTITAPADVQVSANASCQASDVALGTPTTADNCTVASVTNNAPATYILGENRVNWTVTDAAGLTTTATQIVTVVDNTAPAAPTILAARGECSVTVTDAPTAQDNCGGTITGTTSDPLTYTQQGEYTITWSFNDGNGNTSTATQQVIVDDVTAPVAPVLADATGECSVTVTAPTTTDNCAGTITGTTTSPTTYNEQGTYTITWTFNDGNGNTITATQHVIVDDVTAPVIAAVEPVTAPADADQCSATLTITAPEVTDNCEANPVTGTRDDGAALDAQYPVGTTTITWNATDANGNAATPVTQTVTVNDIQAPTITAPADVEVAADASCRASNVALGTPTTVDNCSVASVSNNAPSSFPLGETQVIWTVTDAAGLTATATQVVTVVDETAPVLTAAADQEVTLGENCSVIIPDVRGTATDNCSAATITQSPVAGTTVAAVDGQQIIVTVTATDVAGNSSTDQVTLTAQDVTAPVLTAAADQNVELGASCSIVVPDVTGSATDNCQGTTITQAPVAGTVVNATDGEQIAVLVTATDAAGNTDTDEVVLTAQDITNPIVVAGSDQTSGTDSGACTARIAIPDATFSDNCAGSQLSWEMTGATTGNGNGQIGTYTFNSGVTTITYTATDAAGNTATDQLLVTVTDDEAPVVTAPANIVVSTDPGKCGAVVNYTMSASDNCSNVTPEMTAGLSSGATFPVGTTTVTYEASDEAGNKTTQSFTVTIQNAAPSNLVITGPVSPIQLGSDVTLKASFTDENIASATWDWGNGATTTQAITGSPISATYKYAQPGVYTVGLTVKDHCGESTSTQFNYVVVFDPNGGFVTGGGWIDSPPGAYVANPTLVGKANFGFNAKYKKGSTEVDGNTEFQFKAGDLHFKSSAHDAMTLVVAGYKAMYKGVGSVNGNDNYAFMVSVIDGNLKGKAEADRFRIKIWDRRSGAIVYDNQLGAADNADATTAIGGGSIVIHDAKGGSLSTSTTARLVTPSTIQQETGKFYNYPNTFTDRTTIAFSLDREESYSLEVYDMRGALIRKVDMGVAKAGKLYEYEFDGTNISKGIYIARLVTPSGARSIKMLLSK, encoded by the coding sequence ATGAATGTTAGAACTCTACTAAATCAAAATTTTAAATGGCGGGTATTGTATCTCGCAACGTTCATCGCCACTTTATCTATTATAGGAGTAAGTGCACTAGACATATATCAACCCTCAGTAACCTCTGATAAAGAGGATTACTATCCTGGCGATACTGCACATATTACTGGTTATGGTTGGACGCAAGACCAAATTGTTTATGTAGAATTAAAGGAAGAACCGGATTACCCGGATTTTCATAAATATGAAGTAACTGTTGATTCAAATGGTACTTGGAGAATTGATTATCCAATTGAATGGCGGCATTTAGGTGTTAAATTCACGGTTGTTGCCGTCGGTAAACAAAGTGGTTATACTACCACGCATATTTTTACCGATGCACCGAGGGTAGGATCTGTTACCATTTCCCCAATTATAAGAGAAACCTGCATACCTACAGGTAGTAATACCAGTACCGTGACTTATATAGTTGACCCAACCCGTGGATCCGCACAAGGCTCAAATGGTAATACCACAGTTGGATTCTGTATTACAGGACTTCCATCAGGGGTAACTTCTTCATTTGATCCAACAACTGTAAGTTCAACTGGACAAGCTGATTTTCCTGCGACAACCTTAACTTTAACAACTACATCGAGTACTCAAGCTGGGACTTACATTTTCACTGTGAAAGCTTTTAATACAAGCTCAGGTAATTGTAACACTGCTCTAGATTTTGCTATTGCAACTGGTACGTTAATTGTGAACCCCACTCCAAATGCTCCATCAGCGCCTTCTCCTCAAGCTTTCTGTTCAGCAGATGAACCAACTGTTGCTGATCTAACGGCTACTGGTTCTAACCTGCAGTGGTATACATCTGAGAACGGTGGAACTGCTTTAGCTTCAACAACTGCTCTTGCAAGCGGTAACTACTACGTTAGCCAGACTACCAACAACTGCGAAAGCGCCAGAACTACTGTTGCAGTAACGGTAAATGAAACTCCTGCTACACCAACAATTACGGCTGAATCAAACACGACTGTATGTCCAGGTAGTTCTGTTATATTAACTTCTTCTACCTCAAGTGGAAATCAATGGTATAGGAACCGAACTGTTATTTCTGGAGCAACGAACCAATCATTTACAGCAAGTGAGAGTGGATCTTATACAGTTGTTGTAACATCAAATGGCTGTTCTTCTGCTGCATCTGATCCTGTTGTAGTAACAGTTGAAGATAACACTCCTCCAGCAACGCCAACTATAGCTGCTGCCACAGGTGAGTGCTCCGTTACAGTAACAGCTCCAACTACAACAGACAACTGTGCAGGCACCATTACTGGTACAACTACCAATCCTACAACTTATACAGAGCAAGGTACCTATACAATTACCTGGACCTTTGCTGACGGCAATGGCAATACCACAACTCAGACCCAACAAGTGATTGTGGATGATGTTACAGCACCTGAACTAACAGCAGCTGAGAATCAGGAAGTAGCATTGAACGATAACTGTTCGGTTATTATCCCGGATGTGAGAGGTACAGCTACTGATAACTGCCAAAGTGTGACTATCACGCAAACTCCAGCTATTGGCGCAGTAGTGAAAGCTGCAGATGGTCAACAGATCAGTGTAAATATTACTGCTACCGATGCTGCAGGTAATACCGATGATGCAACCGTAACACTTACAGCACAGGACTTAACGGCACCAACTATTACAGCACCAGCAGATGTGCAGGTCTCAGCAAATGCTTCCTGCCAGGCCTCTGATGTAGCATTGGGTACGCCAACAACAGCCGATAATTGCACAGTAGCTTCTGTAACTAACAACGCACCAGCAACCTATATTTTAGGAGAAAACCGGGTAAACTGGACAGTAACTGACGCGGCTGGCTTAACGACCACCGCTACACAGATCGTAACAGTGGTGGATAATACTGCACCAGCAGCACCAACTATACTTGCTGCCAGAGGTGAATGTTCTGTAACTGTTACTGATGCGCCAACTGCTCAGGACAATTGCGGTGGTACAATTACCGGCACAACTTCAGATCCGCTGACCTACACACAGCAGGGTGAATACACCATTACATGGTCTTTTAACGATGGTAACGGAAATACTTCAACTGCTACTCAGCAAGTTATAGTTGATGATGTGACAGCCCCTGTGGCACCTGTTTTGGCTGATGCTACAGGCGAGTGCTCCGTAACCGTGACCGCTCCAACAACAACCGATAACTGTGCGGGAACTATAACTGGTACCACTACTAGTCCAACCACTTACAATGAGCAGGGCACTTATACCATCACCTGGACATTTAATGATGGCAATGGCAATACAATTACTGCTACTCAACATGTGATTGTAGATGACGTAACTGCGCCGGTAATAGCTGCTGTTGAGCCTGTAACTGCGCCAGCAGACGCAGACCAATGCAGCGCTACTCTAACTATAACTGCCCCTGAAGTTACTGATAACTGCGAAGCTAACCCAGTTACAGGAACAAGAGATGACGGAGCAGCTTTAGACGCGCAGTATCCGGTAGGTACTACAACTATAACCTGGAATGCAACCGATGCGAATGGCAATGCAGCCACTCCGGTAACGCAAACAGTTACGGTTAATGATATACAAGCTCCAACTATAACAGCACCGGCCGATGTTGAAGTAGCAGCGGACGCTTCCTGCCGAGCCTCAAATGTAGCACTAGGAACACCAACTACAGTCGATAATTGCTCAGTTGCTTCAGTATCGAACAATGCTCCTTCTAGCTTCCCGCTAGGCGAGACCCAGGTAATCTGGACAGTAACTGACGCGGCTGGCTTAACTGCTACCGCTACGCAGGTAGTTACTGTTGTAGACGAAACTGCTCCGGTACTTACAGCCGCTGCCGATCAGGAAGTTACCTTAGGTGAAAATTGCTCAGTAATTATACCTGATGTTAGAGGCACTGCCACTGATAACTGTTCTGCTGCAACCATTACCCAGTCTCCTGTTGCAGGTACAACAGTAGCGGCTGTTGATGGTCAGCAAATAATTGTGACCGTAACTGCTACTGACGTGGCAGGAAATAGCTCGACCGATCAAGTGACGCTGACAGCCCAGGATGTAACAGCTCCGGTTCTGACCGCAGCTGCTGACCAGAATGTAGAATTAGGTGCCAGCTGCTCTATAGTTGTTCCGGATGTGACTGGTTCGGCTACTGATAACTGCCAGGGCACAACTATAACGCAAGCTCCGGTAGCTGGCACTGTAGTAAACGCCACTGATGGCGAACAGATCGCTGTTCTGGTAACGGCCACAGATGCTGCCGGAAATACCGATACAGATGAGGTAGTACTAACAGCTCAGGATATTACAAATCCAATAGTGGTAGCAGGCTCAGACCAGACATCTGGCACCGATTCCGGTGCTTGCACGGCAAGAATTGCCATTCCTGATGCTACATTCAGCGATAACTGTGCTGGCAGCCAGCTTAGTTGGGAAATGACTGGCGCAACAACTGGCAATGGTAACGGGCAAATAGGTACCTATACTTTCAACAGTGGTGTAACTACAATTACTTATACTGCTACTGACGCAGCTGGCAACACAGCTACTGACCAACTGTTAGTAACGGTAACTGACGATGAAGCTCCGGTGGTTACTGCCCCAGCAAATATTGTAGTCTCTACAGATCCGGGTAAGTGTGGTGCAGTAGTTAACTATACTATGTCAGCTTCTGATAACTGCTCAAATGTTACTCCGGAAATGACAGCCGGTCTTAGTTCAGGAGCTACATTCCCTGTAGGAACAACAACAGTAACTTACGAAGCCTCTGATGAAGCCGGTAACAAGACTACTCAAAGCTTTACTGTAACTATTCAAAATGCTGCACCATCCAATTTGGTTATTACCGGTCCGGTTTCTCCAATTCAGCTTGGCTCAGATGTAACACTTAAGGCATCATTCACCGATGAGAACATAGCATCTGCAACCTGGGATTGGGGTAATGGAGCTACCACTACGCAAGCAATAACTGGTTCCCCAATTTCAGCTACTTATAAGTATGCGCAACCTGGCGTTTATACTGTAGGACTCACAGTTAAAGATCATTGCGGTGAAAGCACTTCAACTCAGTTTAACTATGTAGTTGTATTTGATCCTAACGGTGGATTTGTGACTGGCGGTGGCTGGATTGATTCACCTCCGGGTGCTTATGTAGCCAATCCTACGCTTGTTGGTAAAGCTAACTTCGGTTTCAATGCCAAGTATAAAAAAGGCTCAACTGAAGTGGATGGTAACACAGAATTCCAGTTCAAAGCAGGTGATCTGCACTTTAAGAGCTCTGCACACGATGCAATGACCTTGGTTGTTGCAGGCTACAAAGCGATGTATAAAGGTGTAGGAAGTGTAAATGGTAATGATAACTATGCTTTCATGGTTTCTGTAATTGACGGTAATCTTAAAGGTAAAGCAGAAGCCGACAGATTCAGGATTAAGATCTGGGACAGACGAAGTGGCGCTATTGTATATGACAACCAGTTAGGTGCTGCCGATAATGCGGATGCAACTACAGCTATTGGCGGAGGCTCCATCGTGATCCATGATGCGAAAGGTGGTTCTCTATCAACCTCTACTACTGCCAGGTTGGTTACGCCATCCACAATCCAACAGGAAACAGGCAAATTCTACAATTACCCGAACACATTTACTGACAGAACAACGATAGCCTTCAGTTTAGACAGAGAGGAGAGCTATAGTCTGGAAGTATATGATATGCGAGGAGCTTTGATCAGAAAAGTAGACATGGGCGTAGCGAAAGCTGGTAAGCTGTATGAATATGAATTTGATGGAACCAACATTTCAAAGGGTATCTACATTGCCAGATTAGTAACACCTTCAGGGGCAAGATCAATTAAGATGTTACTTAGCAAATAA
- the hisG gene encoding ATP phosphoribosyltransferase — translation MLRIAIQKSGRLSDDSLKLIRECGISFISSSLKLKTESTNFPLEILFLRDDDIPGYVADGVADIGIVGQNVLVEEGMQDLTVEELGFSKCRLSLAVPKADNYSSVEDLNGKNIATSYPNLLQSYLSERGVQANIHTISGSVEIAPSIGLADAICDIVSSGSTLISNGLKEVERVFKSQAVLIANKALSGEKQEILDKLLFRIHAVQRAQRAKYILLNAPNDKVAEISELLPGVKSPTVLPLLEEGWSSLHSVVNEDDFWEIIEKLKATGAQGILVVPIEKMII, via the coding sequence ATGCTTCGTATAGCTATCCAAAAATCAGGCAGACTCAGTGATGATTCGCTTAAACTGATCCGTGAGTGCGGCATCTCGTTCATCAGCAGCAGCCTGAAACTAAAAACAGAATCAACTAATTTTCCGCTCGAGATACTCTTTCTCCGCGACGATGATATACCTGGTTATGTAGCCGATGGCGTGGCCGATATTGGTATAGTTGGCCAGAATGTGCTGGTTGAAGAAGGCATGCAGGACCTGACCGTAGAGGAGCTTGGTTTCTCGAAATGCCGTCTGTCGCTGGCTGTGCCTAAAGCCGATAACTATAGTTCAGTAGAAGACCTGAACGGGAAGAACATCGCTACATCTTACCCTAATTTGCTGCAGTCTTACCTTTCAGAACGCGGGGTGCAGGCCAATATTCATACTATAAGCGGGTCTGTAGAGATCGCGCCAAGTATAGGTCTGGCTGATGCTATTTGTGATATTGTGAGCTCTGGCAGTACACTTATCAGCAATGGTCTGAAGGAAGTGGAACGCGTATTTAAATCGCAGGCAGTACTGATCGCTAACAAAGCACTAAGCGGAGAAAAGCAGGAGATACTTGACAAGCTTTTATTCAGAATTCATGCGGTGCAACGTGCCCAACGCGCTAAGTATATTTTGCTGAACGCGCCAAACGATAAGGTAGCAGAGATCTCAGAATTGCTGCCTGGAGTTAAGTCACCAACTGTACTTCCGTTGTTAGAAGAGGGATGGAGCTCGTTACACTCTGTTGTAAACGAAGACGATTTCTGGGAAATTATTGAGAAACTGAAAGCGACAGGGGCACAGGGAATTCTGGTTGTTCCAATCGAGAAAATGATCATCTGA
- the hisD gene encoding histidinol dehydrogenase, with protein MKKILYPETIVWPELAKRPVKDLQELEPTIRSIFKLVQEQGDEALYQLAEKYDGKRPEQLLATAEELASAESEISPELKEAILQAYSNIQLFHLQQAEQMPIVETMPGVNCWRKSVAIEKVGLYIPGGTAPLFSTLLMLGVPAKLAGCKQIILCTPPSKEGAIHPAIRYTAALLGIETIVKAGGAQAVAALAFGTESVPAVSKIFGPGNQYVTMAKQLVAQLGVAIDMPAGPSEVLVMADETANPAFVAADLLSQAEHGPDSQVVLLSTSETIVDEVIAEIQKQLQELPREAVAAQALENSMAIVLENAQQMLDFSNLYAPEHLILAIKELETVANGVVNAGSVFLGNYTPEAAGDYASGTNHTLPTNGYARAYSGVSLDSFVKKITFQHITTEGLQNIGRTIEVMAEAEGLQAHKNAVSIRLKTL; from the coding sequence ATGAAAAAGATCCTATACCCGGAAACTATAGTTTGGCCTGAGCTGGCAAAGCGCCCTGTAAAAGATCTGCAGGAACTGGAGCCAACCATACGCAGCATTTTTAAGCTGGTGCAGGAGCAGGGCGACGAAGCTTTGTATCAACTCGCAGAAAAGTATGATGGCAAACGTCCGGAGCAATTACTCGCTACAGCCGAAGAACTGGCATCTGCAGAAAGTGAAATAAGCCCGGAACTGAAAGAAGCGATACTGCAGGCTTATAGTAACATTCAGCTTTTCCATTTGCAGCAGGCAGAACAAATGCCTATAGTGGAAACGATGCCGGGTGTAAACTGCTGGCGTAAAAGTGTAGCGATCGAGAAAGTAGGTTTATACATTCCGGGAGGAACGGCACCGCTTTTTTCTACGTTGCTGATGTTGGGTGTGCCTGCTAAACTAGCTGGCTGTAAGCAAATTATACTTTGTACACCGCCATCAAAAGAAGGTGCTATTCATCCGGCCATTCGCTATACGGCTGCTTTACTGGGCATCGAAACTATAGTGAAAGCAGGTGGTGCACAGGCAGTGGCAGCACTGGCTTTTGGTACGGAAAGTGTGCCGGCTGTGAGCAAAATATTCGGACCCGGAAACCAGTATGTAACCATGGCGAAGCAGCTGGTAGCGCAACTAGGCGTGGCTATCGATATGCCGGCTGGTCCATCGGAAGTATTGGTGATGGCCGATGAAACTGCTAACCCTGCTTTTGTGGCGGCAGATCTTCTTTCACAGGCCGAACATGGACCAGACTCTCAGGTGGTGTTGCTGAGTACTTCTGAAACTATAGTTGACGAGGTAATCGCTGAAATTCAAAAACAATTACAGGAACTGCCTAGAGAAGCAGTAGCAGCCCAAGCACTGGAAAACAGCATGGCTATAGTTCTGGAAAATGCACAACAAATGCTGGACTTCTCGAATCTATATGCACCAGAGCACCTCATACTTGCCATTAAAGAGCTGGAAACTGTAGCAAATGGCGTGGTAAATGCGGGCTCGGTTTTCCTTGGCAACTATACACCCGAAGCAGCCGGCGATTATGCGTCTGGTACGAACCATACGTTGCCAACCAATGGCTATGCCCGTGCCTACAGTGGCGTGTCGCTGGATAGCTTTGTAAAGAAGATCACGTTCCAGCACATCACTACAGAAGGTTTGCAGAACATTGGCAGAACCATTGAAGTGATGGCCGAAGCCGAAGGGTTGCAGGCGCACAAAAATGCAGTAAGTATCAGATTAAAGACGCTATAA
- the hisC gene encoding histidinol-phosphate transaminase: MFDLESIVRPNVWRMKPYASARDEFKGTASVYLDANENNLGSLAGSNYNRYPDPHQKALKSKIASIKGVKPSQIFLGNGSDEAIDLLFRMVCRPGQDRALFLPPTYGMYEVSANLNDVELDTVQLTADFQIPVAEVLRNVKPETKLIFICSPNNPTGNSIKSEDIEAILDNFDGLVVVDEAYIDFSEEPSWTTRLQDFPNLVVLQTFSKAWGMAGLRLGMAFASEEIITLLDKIKPPYNINEATQELALKALDQDEQLKYMIEEIIQERQMLETALPTLAIVEKVYPSDANFILVKVTDANSLYSYLLNKGIVTRNRSSVPGCDNCLRISVGTTDENQQLYQAIAEFKTQD; encoded by the coding sequence ATGTTTGATCTAGAAAGTATAGTTCGCCCGAATGTATGGCGCATGAAACCCTATGCATCGGCCCGCGATGAGTTTAAAGGCACTGCCAGTGTATACCTGGATGCCAACGAAAATAACCTGGGCAGTTTAGCCGGCAGCAACTATAACCGCTACCCGGATCCGCACCAGAAAGCGCTTAAAAGTAAGATTGCAAGTATAAAAGGAGTGAAGCCTTCGCAGATATTCCTGGGAAATGGGTCTGATGAAGCGATTGATCTTTTGTTCCGTATGGTTTGTCGCCCAGGCCAGGACCGTGCATTATTTTTACCGCCAACCTATGGCATGTATGAAGTGTCGGCTAACCTGAACGATGTGGAGCTGGATACCGTGCAGCTGACTGCTGATTTCCAGATACCGGTGGCCGAAGTTTTGAGAAATGTGAAGCCTGAAACAAAACTCATCTTCATTTGCTCGCCCAACAATCCGACAGGTAATTCTATTAAATCAGAAGACATTGAAGCCATACTTGACAATTTTGACGGTCTGGTTGTAGTTGACGAAGCGTACATTGATTTTTCGGAGGAGCCAAGCTGGACCACCCGACTACAGGATTTTCCAAACCTTGTAGTGCTGCAGACTTTCTCCAAAGCATGGGGAATGGCTGGCCTGCGCCTTGGTATGGCCTTCGCTTCCGAAGAGATCATTACGCTGCTCGACAAAATAAAGCCGCCGTATAACATAAACGAAGCTACCCAGGAACTTGCCCTGAAAGCCCTTGATCAGGATGAGCAACTGAAGTATATGATCGAAGAGATTATCCAGGAACGACAGATGCTGGAGACGGCTCTGCCCACCTTGGCTATAGTTGAGAAAGTGTATCCTTCAGATGCCAACTTTATACTTGTAAAAGTAACTGACGCTAATAGCCTTTATAGTTACCTTTTAAATAAGGGAATTGTGACCCGTAACCGCTCCAGTGTGCCCGGCTGCGACAATTGTCTGCGCATATCTGTTGGTACCACCGACGAGAACCAGCAACTATACCAGGCAATAGCAGAATTTAAGACGCAAGATTGA
- the hisB gene encoding bifunctional histidinol-phosphatase/imidazoleglycerol-phosphate dehydratase HisB, whose translation MKKALFIDRDGTILVEPKTDYQVDSFEKFEFIPKVIRNLYKIYTELDYEFVMVTNQDGLGTDSYPEHTFWPYQNKMLDILKSEGVVFEDILIDRSFEHEGLETRKPGIGMMKKYLEEEYDLANSYVIGDRLTDVQLAKNLGAKAILLADFQSEDAALNTNDWDEIYTFLKLPERKASVRRQTSETDIQIDLNLDGTGKSDIKTGLGFFDHMLEQLARHGNVDLRIAVKGDLHIDEHHTIEDTGLALGEAFLNALGDKKGITRYGFLLPMDDILAQVAIDFGGRPWIVWDAEFKREKIGDMPTEMFFHFFKSFSDTAKCNLNIKAEGQNEHHKIEAIFKAFAKAIRMAVQRNLNDNSLPSTKGVL comes from the coding sequence ATGAAAAAAGCATTATTTATAGATCGCGACGGTACCATACTTGTCGAGCCCAAAACCGATTACCAGGTAGATTCTTTTGAGAAGTTTGAGTTCATCCCGAAAGTGATCCGCAATTTGTACAAGATCTACACCGAACTAGATTACGAGTTTGTGATGGTTACCAACCAGGACGGGCTTGGTACTGACTCTTACCCGGAACATACTTTCTGGCCTTATCAGAATAAGATGCTGGATATACTAAAGAGCGAAGGCGTAGTGTTTGAAGATATCTTGATTGACCGCAGCTTCGAGCACGAAGGATTGGAAACGCGCAAGCCCGGCATCGGGATGATGAAAAAGTACCTGGAAGAAGAGTATGATCTGGCGAACAGCTACGTGATCGGCGACCGCCTGACTGATGTACAACTGGCGAAAAACCTGGGCGCAAAAGCTATACTTCTTGCCGATTTTCAGAGCGAAGACGCTGCCCTGAACACCAACGATTGGGACGAGATCTATACTTTCCTGAAGCTGCCAGAGCGCAAAGCAAGTGTCCGCCGCCAGACTTCCGAGACTGATATCCAAATAGACCTGAACCTGGATGGAACCGGAAAGTCAGATATTAAGACTGGCCTTGGCTTTTTCGACCACATGCTGGAGCAGCTGGCCCGCCACGGAAACGTAGACCTGAGAATAGCTGTTAAAGGTGACCTGCACATAGACGAACATCATACCATAGAAGACACTGGTCTGGCCTTGGGCGAAGCTTTCCTGAATGCGTTGGGAGACAAAAAAGGTATTACGCGCTATGGCTTTTTACTCCCTATGGACGACATACTGGCGCAGGTGGCGATTGATTTTGGAGGTCGGCCGTGGATTGTTTGGGATGCCGAATTTAAACGCGAAAAAATAGGAGACATGCCAACCGAAATGTTTTTCCACTTCTTCAAATCTTTCTCCGACACCGCTAAATGCAACCTGAACATCAAAGCAGAAGGCCAAAACGAACACCACAAGATTGAAGCAATCTTTAAAGCTTTTGCCAAAGCCATACGCATGGCGGTACAGCGTAACCTGAACGATAATTCTTTGCCATCAACAAAAGGGGTTTTATAA
- a CDS encoding anthranilate synthase component I family protein, translated as MRNYKITTNYKRLLADTLTPVSVYLKLRDRYPNSILLESSDYHGAENSFSYICCSPMASIKAENEVLTELLPDGSIKQTPITKDVNVPAQLAAFARSFEVEQNGFNFINNGLFGYMNYDALRYYEDIELNLRPDRQQLPDLYYAVYRYIIAINHFTNEAYIFSHNYDKSDDDGIAQLEALLNSRNIPIYTFKTTAEEAYNISSEGFLKNIQKAKEHCFRGDVFQLVLSRRFEQAFQGDEFNVYRALRSVNPSPYLFYFDYGSFKIFGSSPEAQLVIKEGKASIFPIAGTFRRTGDDAADAALAEKLLADPKENAEHVMLVDLARNDLSRNGHSVEVETFREIQYYSHVIHLVSKVSGQLHDQEDSLQMVASTFPAGTLSGAPKHKAMQLIDKYETTNRAFYGGCIGFLDFNGNFNSAIMIRSFLSKDYKLFYQAGAGIVAASNPESELQEVDNKLMALRRALQLAQEIN; from the coding sequence ATGCGTAACTATAAAATAACAACCAACTATAAACGATTGCTCGCAGATACACTTACCCCGGTTAGTGTATACCTGAAACTGCGCGACCGTTACCCAAACAGCATTCTGCTCGAAAGCTCTGACTACCACGGTGCAGAGAACAGCTTCTCGTACATCTGCTGCAGCCCGATGGCAAGTATAAAAGCCGAAAATGAGGTACTGACGGAGCTTTTACCGGATGGAAGTATAAAGCAGACGCCTATCACAAAGGATGTAAATGTGCCGGCGCAACTGGCTGCTTTTGCGCGAAGCTTTGAGGTGGAGCAGAATGGGTTTAACTTCATCAACAACGGCCTGTTCGGGTATATGAACTACGATGCGTTGCGCTACTACGAAGACATCGAGCTAAACCTCCGCCCGGACCGCCAGCAACTGCCGGATTTATACTACGCGGTGTATCGCTACATCATTGCCATCAACCACTTCACCAACGAAGCCTATATTTTCTCGCACAACTATGATAAGAGCGACGATGATGGTATTGCGCAATTAGAGGCCCTGCTAAACAGCCGAAACATCCCGATCTATACTTTCAAAACTACTGCAGAAGAAGCTTACAACATCAGCAGCGAAGGGTTTTTGAAAAATATTCAGAAGGCCAAAGAGCATTGCTTCCGGGGCGATGTGTTTCAGTTGGTGCTTTCCAGAAGGTTTGAGCAGGCCTTCCAGGGAGATGAGTTTAATGTGTATCGGGCGCTTCGTTCGGTTAATCCTTCGCCATACCTGTTCTACTTCGACTACGGCAGCTTCAAGATCTTCGGTTCTTCTCCGGAGGCGCAACTAGTGATCAAAGAAGGTAAGGCCAGCATTTTCCCGATTGCAGGTACTTTCAGAAGAACCGGTGACGACGCTGCCGATGCTGCACTGGCTGAAAAGCTGTTAGCCGACCCTAAAGAGAATGCAGAACACGTAATGCTGGTTGACCTTGCCCGCAACGACCTGAGCCGCAACGGCCACAGCGTAGAAGTAGAGACTTTCCGCGAGATCCAGTATTACTCGCACGTCATTCACCTGGTATCTAAGGTATCCGGTCAATTGCACGACCAGGAAGATTCGCTGCAGATGGTGGCCAGTACTTTTCCGGCGGGTACGCTTTCCGGAGCACCTAAGCACAAGGCCATGCAATTGATCGACAAGTACGAAACAACTAACCGTGCTTTTTACGGTGGCTGTATTGGCTTCCTGGATTTTAACGGCAACTTCAACAGTGCCATCATGATCCGCTCGTTTCTGAGCAAAGATTACAAGCTGTTTTACCAGGCTGGAGCCGGTATTGTGGCGGCTTCTAACCCGGAGAGTGAACTGCAGGAGGTAGATAATAAGTTAATGGCATTAAGACGTGCGCTTCAACTGGCACAGGAGATAAATTAA